GAGCGATTTTGATGGTGCCTTGTACAGCGTTGTCATCAAATTTGTAACTAAGGATGTATCCCTGGTCAAATAAAATCTTTGTGATTTCTTTTTTCATGTTAGAAGCAGGAATCTCAACCACTTTGTGGTTTGCCCTTACTGCATTTCTAATCCTTGTCAAAAAATCGGCAATTGGATCTGTATACATATTTATTAATTTGCGGTTACGGTTTTCGGCCTGTTAAGGCCGAACCTGAAACCAATTTATAATTCTCTTTTTACCAGCTGGCTTTTCTAACTCCCGGTATAAGTCCGTTGTTAGCCATTTCACGGAAAGTTACACGTGAAATACCGAACTGGCGCATATAACCCCTTGGCCTTCCTGTAAGTTTGCAACGGTTGTGCATACGTACCGGTGAAGCGTTTTTAGGAAGCTTTTGCAGGCCTTCATAATCTCCGGCTTCAAGAAGAGCCTTCCTTTTTTCAGCATACTTTGCAACCATTGCCGCCCTTTTTACCTCGCGGGCTTTCATTGATTCTTTAGCCATAACTTAATTCTTTTTAAAAGGTAAACCTAGTTCTGTCAATAGCGACTTAGCTTCTTTATCGGTTTGGGCCGAAGTTACAAAGGTAATATCTAATCCTGATATTTTGTTCACTTTGTCAATATCAATTTCAGGGAAAATGATTTGTTCTGTAACACCCAGGTTATAATTACCCCTTCCGTCAAAACCTGTAGCCTTGATACCGTTGAAATCCCTTACGCGCGGCAGTGAAGATGTCACCAGCCTGTCAAGGAATTCATACATCCTTTCGCCACGAAGGGTTACTTTAGCACCAATCGGCATACCTTTCCTAAGTTTGAACGATGCAACGTCTTTCTTAGATATGGTAGAAACAGCTTTCTGGCCGGTAATTTTAGTAAGCTCATCAACTGCATAGTCGATAAGTTTCTTATCAGACACAGCGGCGCCTACACCACGGCTAAGAACGATCTTTTCCAGTTTTGGAACCATCATTACGTTCTTGTAACCGTATTCTTCTTTAAGAGCAGGGATCACCCTGTCCTTATATTCTTGTTTTAATCTTGGTATATAAGCCATCACTATAGTACTTGATTAGATTTTTTTGAAAACCTTACTTTCTTATCTCCTTCTGTCCTTACACCAGTCCTTGTAGTTTCCTTAGTTTTAGGATCTACAAGCGCGATGTTGGAAATATGGATAGGAGCTTCTTTCTTAACGATACCACCCTGAGGGTTTTTAGCGCTTGGCTTAGTGTGTTTAGACACCATGTTCACGCCTTCAACGATCGCTTTGTTCTTATCTACAAGGACACGCAGTACTTTACCTTCAGAACCTTTGTGGTCACCGGCAATTACCCTTACGGTGTCTCCTGATTTTATTTTAAGCTTTATCATTTCTTATAACAATTAAAGCACTTCAGGTGCCAATGATACAATTTTCATGAATTGTTTTTCACGAAGTTCCCTTGCTACAGGACCAAAAACGCGAGTTCCCCTCATTTCACCGGCAGCATTCAACAATACGCAAGCGTTATCGTCAAACCTGATGTATGAACCGTCGGCTCTTCTCACTTCTTTTTTGGTACGTACAACAACTGCAGTTGAAACAGCACCTTTCTTAACGTTACCGTTAGGTGTTGCATCTTTAATAGACACTACAATTTTATCTCCAACAGAGGCATAACGACGTTTCGTTCCCCCTAATACACGGATGGTCAAAACTTCTTTTGCTCCCGTGTTGTCTGCTACTTTTAGTCTGGATTCCTGTTGTACCATAATTACTTCGCTCTTTCAATGATTTCTACTAACCTCCAACATTTAGTCTTACTCAAAGGACGTGTTTCCATGATCCTTACTGTATCACCAATGTTACAGTCGTTCTTTTCGTCGTGTGCAACAAATTTCTTTGTTTTCAATACGAACTTACCGTATAGCGGGTGTTTTACCCTTGTAGTTTGAGATACAACAATGGATTTTGCCATTTTGTTGCTGGTTACTACACCAATTCTCTCTTTTCTTAAGTTTCTTTTTTCTTCCATCTTTTGGCAGAATACAATTATTGTAACTCTCTTTTTGTAAGCTCAGTGGCTACCCTTGCGATAGACCTTCTTACGGTCCTTATCTGTAGCGGGTTCTCTATAGGAGAAATAGCGTGAGCTGATTTTAGGTCGGCATATGTTTTCTGTAACTCACCAAGTTTGCTTTGAAGCTCGGCTGCAGATAGATCTTTTATCTCTGATTGTTTCATAATAATATCGGATTATGC
Above is a genomic segment from Flavobacterium album containing:
- the rpsN gene encoding 30S ribosomal protein S14 yields the protein MAKESMKAREVKRAAMVAKYAEKRKALLEAGDYEGLQKLPKNASPVRMHNRCKLTGRPRGYMRQFGISRVTFREMANNGLIPGVRKASW
- the rplE gene encoding 50S ribosomal protein L5 produces the protein MAYIPRLKQEYKDRVIPALKEEYGYKNVMMVPKLEKIVLSRGVGAAVSDKKLIDYAVDELTKITGQKAVSTISKKDVASFKLRKGMPIGAKVTLRGERMYEFLDRLVTSSLPRVRDFNGIKATGFDGRGNYNLGVTEQIIFPEIDIDKVNKISGLDITFVTSAQTDKEAKSLLTELGLPFKKN
- the rplX gene encoding 50S ribosomal protein L24; the protein is MIKLKIKSGDTVRVIAGDHKGSEGKVLRVLVDKNKAIVEGVNMVSKHTKPSAKNPQGGIVKKEAPIHISNIALVDPKTKETTRTGVRTEGDKKVRFSKKSNQVL
- the rplN gene encoding 50S ribosomal protein L14, whose translation is MVQQESRLKVADNTGAKEVLTIRVLGGTKRRYASVGDKIVVSIKDATPNGNVKKGAVSTAVVVRTKKEVRRADGSYIRFDDNACVLLNAAGEMRGTRVFGPVARELREKQFMKIVSLAPEVL
- the rpsQ gene encoding 30S ribosomal protein S17; translated protein: MEEKRNLRKERIGVVTSNKMAKSIVVSQTTRVKHPLYGKFVLKTKKFVAHDEKNDCNIGDTVRIMETRPLSKTKCWRLVEIIERAK
- the rpmC gene encoding 50S ribosomal protein L29, whose amino-acid sequence is MKQSEIKDLSAAELQSKLGELQKTYADLKSAHAISPIENPLQIRTVRRSIARVATELTKRELQ